In Bos indicus x Bos taurus breed Angus x Brahman F1 hybrid chromosome 23, Bos_hybrid_MaternalHap_v2.0, whole genome shotgun sequence, the genomic window CCTCCATTTTAACAGAGGGGCGATGATGACACTTTGGGTCTTTCCATATCAATATTCACTTGGACCTTGTTTCCAATAGTCCTTGAAATGTGAgggtttttctctttattgagtCTATGATTGTTGAGTAAATGGTTATAAGTCCATTTAGGAAAGAAATGGGggaaatatattctatatattgtCAGTGACACTGCAGGGTCCTCAGGAACTGGCTTCTCCTTTAATCCAAGACGTCAGATCTGAAAACTGGTTTAAGATCAGAAACTGGGCAAggtattgtgattttatttttaactggggCAGCTACCCTCAGTCTTCTGATTatccttgatttcttctgtgtaGACAGTGATACGCTTGTTGGCTGCCCATCTATTTTGTTTCTAGGGATGCTGTATTTTATTAACCGTCTCAACACTGTCTACAAAGTTGGCTACCTCTCTGAAATTGTCTTTCATTACATTATTTTTGCCCACCCACACCTGgcgcatgcacatgcacacactgacCAGATTCTGAGCAGTTGAGTGCTGCTATTTCTGGCCTGAATTGCTTCGAGATCCTATAATTCCCACTGCTGTCAGTGAAGCCACTTCTGTGGCAGACTCTCGAATCACCAGCACAAGGCCAATAGAGGACACTCACCATGGAACTTCTTAGTAATGGTAGTGTCCCTCTCCCATCACatgccttcccccacccccaacagaaTATCCTTTGGCTCTCCTGTTACCAATTCATCTAGTGGGTTTTTCAATATTACATGGTAAATCCACTCTAGCATGTCCACTTCTTTGAGTTTTTGATCCCTCTTTCTGCCGTCAATCTCAAGAGTCCTGGCATTCTTACCACATTTAGTGAGAGCTTTTGCTGTTTTAAGCAGGAGAATCGTAACAGTACGTTGAGTTCTTGCCAGTGTATAAAAATTCTGTACTTTGGGAGAATGCTCTAGTATCAGTGTATTCTACATCAACTAACTTGGCATTCTACTCTCCTTGATCCAGAACACTTAGAATTTAGTTGTGTATGGAAGGATGCCGAATGGGTGGCAGAGGTACATGTTTGGCAGAGGAGAGATCTCTGCATTGTCTTCAAGGAAGAAGGACTAACTAACCCTTGATAAGGAGGATTGGGCTACCTCTAAAAAGCTCAAAGGATCTTGGGAAATCTGGAGATTGAGATGTTCTAATgcatactctggagaaggaaatggcagcccactccagtattcttgcctgggaagtcccatagaccgaggagcctggcaggctacagtccacggggtcgcaaagagtcaaacatgacttagcgacccaATAGCAACAACAATGCATCCCACCAGATGTCTCCATCCAGTGTCTCAATATTCTGTTTTCCAATTGAGGCCATGACCTAGGCATGGAAGATAATCTGGTTTGAGAATTTAACATATTTTGGAGTCCTACTATTCCTGTGATTAAATCTTGGAGCTGAACCTTAGCTTTTTTTGCCCTTGAGTTGCAGGATATAAGTTTTTTTATACCCTCCTATGGAGACTCTGGCTTTCACATTAGCCTCTACTtgatgggcttcctttgtggctcagctggtaaaagaatctgcctgcaatgtgggtagatctgggttcaatccctgggttgggaagattcccttggagaaggaaaaggctacccactccagtattctggcctgtgtcccagagagttggacacaactgagagactttcactttatttgATGAGATATCATCCTCAGCATTTAATCATCTCTCTCCAAGGCATCAATTTCTTCTACTGAAGAATTCTATTACATtataattaccaaaaaaaaaaaaaaattaccatctcTCCCATATTTATCAAGCACCTGATACATCACATTTGCTTTTGTATATCCATCAGTACAGCATCTCAGTTCAGGTTGggtgaaagttttaaaaattgcttcttTGTGCCAGTGGCTGTTTGTGTTCCACCAATCCCTTTACTGCCAACCAGATGGACAATCCAGCTTCAAAAATCTCattttagggactttcctggcagtccagtggttaagacactgcactTAAGGTTAAGACACTTCAAGGgcatgtgttccatccctggtcagggaattaataTCCCCACTTGCTGCAtgggtgtggcaaaaaaaaaaaaaaactcatcttagcattttttttctcagataCTTTTGGTACCAACTACTGTATTTTGTGTTCCCTGGAAAGACTCCAAAATGGGGATTTGCATTCAGAAACTTTACTGGGGCACTATCTCAGGGTGAACACCTGAGAAGCAATGAAGAATCAAAATTTGTCAGAGGAACAAACTGGGCTGCAGTGCAAGTGCAAAAGGGCATTTGCCTACTCCTGGGGGTCTCCACCACTGGAATGGGCCCTTTAGATGTGTCCTGAGTTGGGAAGTCAGATCTTGGCTGTTATACCTCTCATAGACCAATAATTGGATATAGGGTGCCCTTGGAAATGAAATGTGACCTTGACCTGAGACAATTCCTAAAGAGGGGTGACAGTTGACAGTCATCAGGTAACAACCTTCCAAGGGTCTAGGAAGGTAAATCTTCTATCCAAAGGGTCCAGGTATTTAGTCAATACACCATCTGTGACAGTCACAGTGAGGAAGGGATGACAGTTGAGAATCATCAGATAACAACCTTCCAAGGATCTAGGAAGGCAAATGTTCTATCCAAAGGGTCCAGATATTTAAATGTCAATACACCATCTGTGACAGTCACAGTgaggaagaagacagagagaaaatgagTTTGAGCTCTGGATAGGATTTGAAAACAACCACAGGTTCCAGATGCTGTAGGAAACATTTTATTGGAGATAGTTGCAGGGCTGGTTCTGAAGCTAAGGGTTCTAGGGTTGAGAAGGGAAAGCCTATCTTTCAGAGGATGTTCTGCCCAAGTATCATAATCTGAATACACTAAAGATCAGACAGAGGAAAATTTTTGTAGGGTCCGAATTAAAAAGAGGCTCTGACTGCCACTGTCATGGAGATACTCTTCCCTTCACGTAAGGCGATTTCTTGCTCCCACTCTGTCTAGGGCTCCTACAAAAGAGTAACACATCAGTGGAGGTAGGGTGGGTGGGGTGTCATGGAAAAAGACTGATCTGAAAATCTTTGGAAATTGACTTTACATGTTTCTTCTAGGGGAAGACAAATGTTATGAAGTAGAACTTAAATTGTACGGCTGTTCACCGCATTGTCAATTCTACACATTTAGggtagagaaagaaggaagactcAGAATGTGTAGGAACATTCTTTTTCAGGATATCATGCCAAATTGACCTATCCTCATGGATGAATGATTTtcctttgatatatatatatgtgtgtgtgtgtagatatatatatctacacatatatactgtgcttagtcactcagtcatatctgactctttgcaactccatggactgcagcctgccaggctcctctgtccatggggattctccaggcaagaatactgcagtgggttgccagacCCTCCTCTAGggaggtgtatatatatatatatatatatatatatatatatatatatatatattttattaaacttgTTAACAGATAGCTGAGGGTTTAGggtttccattcttttctcttaCCCACATACTCGTGCAGGGGGAAATAGTAGTAGCCTTCTGAACATAAATCTACTTGATAGAGAGTGGGAATTTTGGCACTATATGTGATTTAGTCAAGTGGAGGGCATTTAGgaagagaatgtagagaaaagattttgtttttaaacaggtCTTCAGGTAAAGAAGCAGGATGGCTCCTGCCCCCAACTTGATCTTCTTATTTGGTTTTGAACTGTTTCATGTATGCCAGGATATCTGTCTTGACTGTACTGACTGGAGTCCGATGAAACCAGCGCATGACAGGGATGCCATCAGGTCCCACTAGGAACTTTTCAAAATTCCAGCGGATGTCACGGACCATGATGGGTTCCCAGGATATATGTTTGATTGAGCCCATAATCTCAGAAGGGTGAGGACAGGATTGCTgcagcagagagatggaaaaaagaaatgacgGAATCATTTCTGCTCATGGATGATCCAGGCTATTTTCACCCACAGATACTCCACTTCCACTTATgttgagatattttcatttcctatGATTCTTAATATATTCTCTGAATCACAACTATGCTAACTAACAAGAAAGTTGTAGATATTATAGCAAAGGTCTGTtccctctttctgtttctccctgTGACCCCATCACAAAATCCTGTTCCTATGAATGAGATATGTCACCTCTCTAgctttcaatttccttttctacAAAGGGAATAGATTAGAATGTGGTTTCCTAGATCTTGATGCTCCGTGGGCCAGTCATCTTTCGAAAATACCTTTTGGGGGCCATAGAGTTccaatattttgttttgaaaaataagagaaaaattttaaaacaccattattcatttagttttaaagagataattataaGAATAAATTACATATTTGTCCTAATCTTAGAATAAAGGGCAGCTCTGTAAATCAGTTGATGTTTATGAAACCCTCCTTACATTGCCCTGTTTTTTCAGTATATATAAAAATCTCAACATGGGTCAACCTTGGCCCACAGTCCAGCATTTAAGAACACTGAACTCTGATGATCTTTAAGGGCCCTTCTCAGCTCTCACGTTCTCTGTATCTAAAAGCCAGTGTTTCATAAAAGGCACTTATTGCGTTGTATTAcatctgccatttttttttttttttttttgtcttctccaGTGTGAACTCATCAAGGAACAGGGACTGCGTCTGTTCATTTTTACACCCTTATTGTTTAGCAAACTGCCTTATAGATAGcaggcactcaacaaatgttccttgaatgaatgaatgtcaatGAACAAAAGAGAGTGGTCCCAGTGAAAGTACACAGTGCTTTGTACCACAAAGCCAGAGCATCACAGATACTAACAAATTTAACCCTAGTCCCTATGCTTATAAGGAGATCTCTTCCAAAGAGTCCAAcccctcctccaggcaggagCCCTTGTGTCCATTTCTACCACACCAACTCTACATTAGGAATAGTAAGGAAGAAGCAGCTTAGGTCAGTAATTAACTCACCTTTAAGAAGGTGAAGACTTTCTGCTCTGTTTCACCATTCACATCCCCTTTCTCAAACAGCTGGAAATTAGGTACGTATCCTCCTCCTGGACGGACATACCTGTAATGAACCATAATGTTCCCAAGAAGCCCCAGAATATGAGAGAAAATTATAATAGGGTACCAGGATTTGAGGTTACGAAAAAGGGGAAACAGATGTGGAGATATAGAAAACAGGGCTGGGAAGGGAAAATAAGACCATCGATAAACTTTGGGCTCCCtgacactttatttttctctattccaCATGCTGCCACTGTCTCCCATCTGAATTGTTTCTGTACCAGCAACACCAGGAGCTATTTCTGTGCTCCCACTCCTCCACCATCCATCCAGGTCTCACTTCCCAGGGAAGGGGAAAGCATCTCTGACACTGCCAGACTCACATTAGTGGAGGCCAAATTTAAAATCAGTTAGTAGGTACCCAAGCCTATTAACCCACTGCCCATCCTGGAAGTCCCCAACATGGAAGTGCCTCCGGAAATAGAGGAAAGATAGACAGAGACAGATCTCTATAGGGTTTTAAGTAGGCACTTACTTCAGTCCTGGAAGAATTTCTGAGTTTTCTCCTGGTTCTTGCTTTCCAAATTGGTTACAGGGAAATCCCAACACAACTAGGCCAAAGGGCTTCAGCTCCTCCTGTAGTGCATTCAGTTCTATGGGTAGAGAATGGACAATATGGTGGCCTGGCCAGAGAGCCTGCCTTGTGTATATAGACAGAGTGATCCTTGGAAATACTCATTTTACAGAGGGAAAAACAGAGGTCcaggaaaaggggaaaatatcTAAGTCAGAAAGACTGTTCATGGCAGGGCTGAAATGAGCTACTAGATCTCCAGACATGTATGCAAAAGCCCTTTGTTATAGTGCAGTATTTCCCAAATCTGCAGCACATCAGAATTAGATGGGGCCATTCCTTAAAAATAGGGATGCCCAGATTCCTTTCCAGAAGTTCTTCTGGTTACATTATTCTGAGGTGGCTCCCCAGTCATCTTTATTATTCTAAAGCTCACCAGATCAttgctggtgggattgtaaaatggtaTAACTGTTATGGAAAATAACATGGAGGTttcttaaacaattaaaaatagaactaccataaagCAGTAGTCCCAATTCTGGGCATATATGCATAAGAATCGAAAACAGAGTCTCAGAGAGATATTTGCACATCCATGTTCACAGGAGCACTATACATAAAAAtcaagaggtggaagcaacccaaatgtccattgatggatgaatgcataaacaaaatgtggtatatccatttacaatggaatattattcagtcttaaaatggaaggaaattttgtcacatgttacaacatgaatgaatctttatgctaagtgaaataaaccagtcatgaaaagacaaatactgcaggTAAGACAAATACATGGggtatctaaagtagtcaaatttatagaaacagaaggtagagtgtggttaccaggggctgggggaaaggagagaggggagctgctatttaatggatacagagtttcagttttgcaagatagaAAAGTTCTAGAGATTTGTTTCAcaacaatgaatatttttaacTCTGCTGAACAGTCTTCTTAAaagatggttaagatggtaaattttatattttgtctttttgtaccacaatttaaaaattaaaaatttcatttcattttaattttaaacaaaaccaCATTTAAACATCTCTGACCATCAGTTTGCCTTCCCTGATTGGTTAATTGGTagattgaatcttttttttttttaaaggaaaagacacACACAATGAGAATGGACTTCTTTCTTCACAGGCTAGTTCACCCTGGGTGGAGTGGGGGTAAATCTGACAGGggcaaaaaaacccagaaatttcAAGttgagttttctggtgttctttaACAATCTTCAGGATGTTAAAGATGCATTCTACCTAAAAACCCTCACTGATATACCAAAACACAAGCTTCCAATTGCCTTCTTCCCCAAGTTTTTCAGGTTGTTTCCCCGAACTTTTATAAccatcttttcatcttttgtgAGCCAGACTTCTTCAGTTCCGTAACAAACACTAGCCAGTCCCTAACTGAACAGTCTGCTCAGGCAACAGTGTCAACTGATATCTCCTCTGagtcctttcatttttattttctgcaacATAAGATTGCTTTCCTATTTCCACATGGTTCCTAAGTACTTTTCCTCACATCCTCCCCTCTTGTCTTTAGTCACTATAGACAATAACTCCTCTAGGAAACAGACTATTAATTAGGAAACCTGTCTTCCAGTTCTTGAGAAACTATTCCCCAGTTCTTGCACCTATTACATACAGAGTTGGAACTgaataaattgattttaaaaatccctaTAGCTGGCAAAATGAAGTATGGtccaatagaatattattcaatctTAAAACAGAGGGAGGAAATGATCCGAACTCCAAGGTatcttattaatttaaaaaagcaaattggcagattttatttattacttgtttggagaaggaaatggcaacccactccagtattcttgcctggagaatcccatggacaggggagcctggcaggtacagtccatgagtcaaaaagagtcggacatgactgagtgactatcatcatcatcatttattATATGTCATCAAttgatagaaaagtaaaaaaaaaagaatacatatatattttgtaaacatGATAATACTGGTCatcagaagggaagggaaagaaatgaaaagacctTTTACTCTAaacttttttattcctttaattttgagCCTTGtgaatatagtt contains:
- the GPX5 gene encoding epididymal secretory glutathione peroxidase, coding for MDCYKDVKGTIYDYDAFTLNGKEHIQFKQYAGKHVLFVNVATYCGLTAQYPELNALQEELKPFGLVVLGFPCNQFGKQEPGENSEILPGLKYVRPGGGYVPNFQLFEKGDVNGETEQKVFTFLKQSCPHPSEIMGSIKHISWEPIMVRDIRWNFEKFLVGPDGIPVMRWFHRTPVSTVKTDILAYMKQFKTK